Sequence from the Scomber scombrus chromosome 1, fScoSco1.1, whole genome shotgun sequence genome:
CCTCTGGAGTTTTTTTGTAACCAAGCAGTCATGTTTACAGACAGTGtttctcattaaaatgtattgtgtaCTGTGTAGCCTATCAGTTGATTGAATTTCCTTCTTCATAAATTCCAGCATCAGCTTCTATAGACACATACGTTACTTGCCAATTTACCACCAGCATCAAATTTCAATCAGTGGAATATCATAAAAGTGAaggaacatgtgtgtgtatatatatatatatatatatatatacacacacacacacacacacacacacacacacacacacacacatatatatgcacATATAAATGCAGCTTCAACCTCTCCAGTTCACATGATAGTCCTATGCTTCATGGTTAAATCACTGAGAAATGGAGACTGTGTTCCAAGAGTTTGCCTCATTAATTCCAAATTAGTTTTTCACCTGGCGCTGACAAAGAAAAGGTTGTCCAGGCATCCATGTTTTAAGGTCCACAGTGTATGCACATTAGAGTCCTTGAAGGTTCCTTCCACATAGTCAAAAATTCCATGTGTAACAttaattttgtaaaaattgtggaGGAGTGAAAAGATGTTTTTGAGAACAAGCCACTCAATCAATTGACCTGTGATTCAAATCACGACACAGAGACTGTCCCACAGCCCAGTGCAATTCGAGAGAGCTTGGTTTTCTTATATACACAACTACTTATTTGCATTTCTGACCTATGCAGTCAGCATGAATGTGTACTTGCTTGTGTGTACACATATGGATCTGCATGCACAGTTAgtagaaaatgaaatacaaaacgTTCATTCATGTATTGCTCTACAGTACCACTAGTGGCCAAAGATTCTACAAGGTATCTATAACATTCAGTGCTTTCTCCAAAAACcaggaaataaacaacaaacaaatggaCATCTTAAACTGGTATTTTCAGCTGATTATACATTATTGACTATTTAAACTATTTGAACGTATGGGGCTTGCTGAAAGTTTGTACCATGCAGGTGTGAAGAcaaatttcaaaatgtttgcatttatctataaaaacaaaaatcacattgaCAAAAGTTGATGAACAAATAAATACTAGCATACAACAATGCTTGCACTGTCAAAATTTTAAATGAGTGTGAGCACCAACTTTTTCCTCCAACCAACCAACAATTGAAATCAATCTAGCAGTATTGAAACACTATACTGACATCACAGCATGACTGGCATAGACACAGTAAATTAACCCATAGATATCATTTTGATTTTAGTCCCTTGAAACTGAGGCCTCGGGCCCTCTAGGCTGCACTGTTGGTCCCTCACGGTGAAACACATTGTCGAAACGTGGCGTGACTTCACAGCGGATAAGAAGTGTGTCGTCTTTAACAAAGGATCTCTGACTCAGCTGTGTCAGGTGCAGAAAGGTCACGTAGCCAAATCCTTTAGGGTTGCGCTGGATGGTGGGCTTCTGGAAAGCTTGCAGGTCTGGCTTAGTCTCCATCAGCTCCATGTGGTGCTGACCCTCAGGGCCCTGGTCTAGGATGGCGAGTCGGATGGTGCCCTGGAACGGCCAGGTCAGCAGCCCATCATAAGCTCCTTGCATGGTGTGGACAAATAGGGAGATGAAGTTGGAGCAGCGTGGGGCGTTGGGGGTCTGCAGGTGTAAGCGCAGGCACAGTTTGTAGCCTGGGCGACCAGTGTAGAAGCCTGGGCTGTGCTCAACTACTGGCTGTCCTGCTTCTTGGTTCCGCAGGTGGGAAGAGAAATTTTTGAGGCGCCAGATGAAGATACCGTGGCACTGCTGAGCCTCCAGCTCCTTCACTGTGTCCTCCAGCATAGACACCCTACGCTGGAGCTCCGCAAGCTGGCCTGCCTAAAGAAGAGATGGGACAATAGTTTTAAATTACAAACAGTGGATTAAAAACGATGATGGGAGGATCTAAAATATCTTTAACAGGTAGAGAAAATGTGCTGTATTTTAACATcgggaaaagaaaagacaggtcttgaaaaataatagaaatcTATAACTGATTAAGTCATGGCTCATGACTTCTTGTAATAGAAATATTTTCTACAAAAGCATGTTTTACATTTcagcttattcactttcttccaaaatataactattattattaactcAAAGTACCACATAAGTATGAAACGTGATTCTTTCATTTGTCTATGTCCTTTAAAAACCATCTGGCTCTGCATTCAATCAACTAATACATGTAAGTTAAAATGACCTGCCTAACTTCCAATTCCATTTCTGCATTGTCTGATACATACGGCAGAGATCGGACATCAAGACATTACAGGGACGTGTCGGATATGAAGATAGATCCTGTGATTACATAGACAAACTGCACCCACATATGCTGAAGGACTTCTCATACCCGTGTATCTTTTAAGATGATGAGCTCACGTAGCTGGTGATCCTGTTTCACCAGTCGTCCATCCATCTCCCGGAGCCTCTGCATCTCTTCGCTAGGCTGAGAAGGGGCAAAGCTGCTGTTGCAGCTTACAGTTCCTCTGGAACCACCAGAGGCGGATACTGATGCTGCAGATCCTTGATCCTCAGAGGAAACAGATGGTGCAAGTGCCCAGAGTGATTTTGGGGTGGTGCCATTAAGGCTAAAGCCACGCAGGAACTCCGCCATGTAGCGCATATGCATCTGTGTGAACTCCTGCATGTGCTGAGCCAAGTTGTGGCGCTGCATCTACAGAGGaacacattttttccttttttaaaaatttggtCTAGTTGACTAAAATGACTAATAATTTTGTAATAAGCAGTGTGTCATCAGTGTGTCAATGATATACTTTGTAAAACAAGAAGCTTTACATTTGATAACCTACCCTTTCCTTACATCCAAAGGTGCTAAAGTTACAGGCAATTGGTGCTTTTGGGCAATCTGTATCACAATGAGGCCCaatctgaaaaaataaacaaaaaaacaaaacaataatcagCTCAGCTTCACTTATATTTACTCAAATGACGTTTCAAAAAGCATTTCGGCAAGCTTTTACTGCATAAACGTGAAAAAAATTCAATGGGaaaaacattttgggaaaaactCCTTCAATCATTCAATCACCATCACTCGCAGTTACTATTGTGGAAACAGTGTGTACCCACATCAGCTGTGACACGCGCAGTGAGTGGGTGTGGAAAGGTTCCCCATTGTTCAAACAAAAGAGAAGTTCCTTTTGGCAGAAGTTGGCTAAATGAATAACAATTCAGAAGTGTAAAAAAGATCTTTGATGTAGCATTTTTTGacaacagacattttgacttgtgattgctgtaaaataaatataatgataaatataatgTTCCAGTAAGCCATGCCAGTGAGTTTACATTTACAACACTAGGGGAACAAGCACACATAAATGGAATACAGCCGTTAGTCATCCAGCACTGACTCACCTGGTCTCTGATGAGATCCATCTCACAGTACTGGCACTTGACATTGGCAAAGGGACACTGCAGCTCATGAAGCTGAAAGGAAACCGAAACCATACTGTAAGGAGACTAATCCTCATTGATACATGGTAAAGGTAAGTGATTTTGCTTGAATAACTATTCTAGAAAAAGGCAAGAGGAACAATGCCATGAGTGAGTCAACGGtacctctctctcctcaaataCAAAGCATGCCACACAGTCTGAACACGACACAGGTCTCCTTAGGCACTCATTCGTTTTGTGCTCCTCTAGGTAGCTTTTTCTCACAGACTTTTGGCACAGTGGGCAAGGCACAGTTGCAAACTGACACTGCACCACATGTTtctgaaaggaaaacaaaatatttaaacaatgcAGTTAATTTTATTCAGTAACAGTATTATAGCAGTGGTTCTTATATATATTAATTGTCTAAACCAGAGAATTAAATGCCATAACAAGAAATAGTATCATAGCCCCTGAAGTCCCTCTTTACTCCATTATTGTGGTCATACATCAGGGAAAGATACAAAATGTTGTGAAAGTGTTAATTATGAATTCATCACAATTTGAGATCCTCTGTACTAACTGCCTCTTAAAATGTTGAAACCTGCATCAATCTACAGTTGCTGCACAGTGCTTCATATGCATTAAAATAACAACTTAACAACTTTGGTAAACTACCCAGACTGCTGAAACCTTACATTACTTTCAGATAAACTTTGGACTGAGTTTTAGCACGTAACAAGGTCTGTGGATCTTTGactggaggaatgattacagcacaTAAAACCCGTTGCAACATCCTGTAAATGTGACTATTCTTTTATGACAAACTTGAAAACTTGTATACTTGTAAACTTGTATACTTGTAATCGTATCCTTTAAAATTCTCACCTCCAAATGTCGGAGCTCCATTTTGTCATCACAGCCAGCATTTGGACAGCGAACAGTTAATGAAAGAATCTCCCGTTTGGCAAAGTTATCAGGAAACAGCTGGTCTTCTGACAGCATTTCATTGTCCACAGGGCATTTCTGTCCTGTGTCACTGTATggcaggaggaagaaaaggaatcCTTTAGATTTAGCCTTATGATTATCAGTAGGTGCCCTTTATGTTGCATCATTTACAGTAGAAAGGACCTAAGACAGATAGTTCTGCTGCTATTGCTAACAAAGAATTAACACATCTTCAAGAATGAGCTGTGACACAGTTGTTAATAAAATTGCATTACAAACCTAAATTAGTGCTCAATATTCTCAAGACAGTTACACAGTAGCATACCGAATGGACTTCTCAATGCAGTTCTTGCAGAAACGGTGACCACAGGGTGTTTGGATGGCATTCCTCAAAGCCATGAGGCAGATAGGGCACTCATATTTACTCTCTAGAGGTGGGTCGAACTCCACGTCGTAGCCCTGGAGGGGGACGGCAGCCTGAAGACTGCTGGAGTTGCTGCTGATGAAGGTGCCAGGGCTCTCTGAGGGGCTGAGCATTGATTCTTGTTCCTTTTCCAGCATTGCCAAGGCACAGCTGGACAGCTCTCCACAGACAGCTCCTTCATAACTGTCCTCCTCCAAACTCCCCTTATTACTATCAAAGCAAGCCATCTGTGGATAACAGGacaaaaatgagaaatcaaAGGGTGGCATCAGCAACTATTCCATGTTTCTTTAAAGTGAGAGGTCACCACTGCAACCATAATGAAGACAGCTCAGGAAAGACTTTTCCTTTTAGGGCAGCTAGAACATTTTCCCCTATCGCAGGATGTTATGATGCAATTTTATTGTGCTGGTATGGAGTATCCTCACCTTCACAATACCTGAAGTATTGCAACACTTACTGTTTAAATATAAGAACTGGCTCACAAATTACAAACAGAGTTATCAGCACTCACAGATAAGTGCACATCTCTTTTTCAATGATGTGCATCAGGAAATAAAACACGTGTTCCTTATTAAACCAGGAACCTGCTGCTGACACCTAATGTTTGTCTGACCAAcggtccaaaatccaaagatattcagaaatacaaagaaatattACAAAGGAAGCACAAGGTAATTAATgctttttgcttgaaaaatgacataaaGATGACTTTGGCTTTCTGTAAATCAACTAACCTGACtaattgtttagtttatttatcatttttctaTTCATAAAGGTTTTATAGATTGACGAAGCTCAACTATGATTTTAACACTTCTTAAATGTCTCAATCTGCTTATGTCATGTCTTGAGGttccagttttgtttttgttttgagtgaGCTCACCAAAACAAATCTCTAGTCTAAAATACCCACAGTACTAATGAATTACTAGTGAAGTAATGTACTGAATCTttcttatttaatattttaatagatTTAAAGGTAACATAAAATAGTATTTAAACCCTGAAGTAGATTACTATTTTTCTGGTCAGGGTACTTCTCTGTATcgtggagaaaaataaataatatcaacACAATTACAGTTTATTTAGTAAATGCACAGCTGCAGATGTGTAAGCATGGACACCACATCTGTTAATAATACTGTTAGAGAAAAATAGATTGAACAAGTGTCGAAACTATAGTTATttatataactataaataaaaaataaggtaAAGCTACACCTGAGTGGGAAACAGCGTTATAAAGTCATTAGTTTTCATAATTAGCATGACTCAACAAGGCCCTAACTACTCTGGTTACACAGCTAATACGGTGTAACTAACGCAGAAAGTCCCCAAATTATTTCGgtacatataaaacaataaaacaaaaaaaaaacatatgtatttttttttttttacaatgaaaacCGTGTTGACAACGTTGACACTCATGTCCGTGGATGCGGAACTACAACTTTCAAACCTGAACACgatttctttaataaaaagagagacaaataaaaaggaagatACTGACCAGCAGTGATGAAACACGTCCTTCAACAGGCTTAAAATACTCCCTGGTGTGTGTAAGGGCATTTATATAACGTTACATGGGGGCTCACCCTTTGCCTTGAAAAACGTCTAGAAGTTTTCGTTTCTacagtgtttcctgttttttctttccaaacGTCATCGCAGATAACctgttgggattttttttttttttatagtgtttcACCTTGAGCGCCCCCCTGGTGGTCGGAGGCTGCTACTGCGCCTCCCCTTGAGCGCCCCCTGGTGGTTGGAGGCTGCTACTGCGCCTCCTTTCCTTTGCCTTGCCTTGTTGCCacagagccaaaaaaaaaaaagagacagaaaaatggcGGACCTCAGGAAAATCTATCC
This genomic interval carries:
- the traf6 gene encoding TNF receptor-associated factor 6; protein product: MACFDSNKGSLEEDSYEGAVCGELSSCALAMLEKEQESMLSPSESPGTFISSNSSSLQAAVPLQGYDVEFDPPLESKYECPICLMALRNAIQTPCGHRFCKNCIEKSIRDTGQKCPVDNEMLSEDQLFPDNFAKREILSLTVRCPNAGCDDKMELRHLEKHVVQCQFATVPCPLCQKSVRKSYLEEHKTNECLRRPVSCSDCVACFVFEERELHELQCPFANVKCQYCEMDLIRDQIGPHCDTDCPKAPIACNFSTFGCKERMQRHNLAQHMQEFTQMHMRYMAEFLRGFSLNGTTPKSLWALAPSVSSEDQGSAASVSASGGSRGTVSCNSSFAPSQPSEEMQRLREMDGRLVKQDHQLRELIILKDTRAGQLAELQRRVSMLEDTVKELEAQQCHGIFIWRLKNFSSHLRNQEAGQPVVEHSPGFYTGRPGYKLCLRLHLQTPNAPRCSNFISLFVHTMQGAYDGLLTWPFQGTIRLAILDQGPEGQHHMELMETKPDLQAFQKPTIQRNPKGFGYVTFLHLTQLSQRSFVKDDTLLIRCEVTPRFDNVFHREGPTVQPRGPEASVSRD